The DNA region CTCGCCGAGGAGGCGAACAAGCCCGGCTGGTGGCAGCGTTTCCACGACATCCTGCCCGGCTGGTTCAGCATGTACGTCAGCCTGGAGGGCGCCGCGAGCCTCATCAGGTCCTACGAACCGCACTTCGTGCCCGGGCTGCTCCAGACGGAGAGCTACGCGCGTGGCGTGCTGCGTTCCGGGGCCATCGGCCAGACCCGGCCCGAGGACATCGAGCGGTACGTGGCCCTGCGGATGGAGCGCCAGGCGCTGCTCACCCGCGAGGACGCGCCGCGGCTGTGGGCCGTGATGGACGAGACCGCGCTGCGCAGGCCCGTCGGCGGCCCCGACGTGATGCGCGCGCAGATCGACCGGCTCCTCGAAGCCGTGGAGATGCCGCACGTGACGCTCCAGGTCGCGCCGTTCGCCTCCGGGCCGCACCCGGGCACCTTCGGGCCGTTCGTGCTCTTCCGCTTCGCGATGGCGGAGCTGCCGGACATGGTCTACAGCGAGTACCTGACCGGTGCCGTCTATCTGGACGCGCGCACCGAGGTGGCGACGCATCTCGAGGTCATGGACCGCATGGCGGCCCAGGCCGCCACCGCACAACGCACGAAGGAGATCCTCCGGGATGTCCGCAAGGAGCTGTGAATGGACCGAGATCGACACCGTGCGGGCACGGGCCCTGCGTCCCGGCCCGACACCCGCGCCGACTCCCGGCCCCCAGGGTCCCGGATCTACAACGGCATGCCCGCGCGCGAACTGGGCGTCGAGGGCTGGCACAAGCCGTGGAGCGGCGGCAACGGCGGCAACTGTCTCGAAGCCATGAAGCTCGACGACGGCCGCGTCGCCGTCCGCCAGTCCTCCGACCCGGACGGACCCGCGCTCATCTACACGGACGGTGAGATCCGGGCGTTCATACAGGGCGCGAAGGCGGGGGAGGCGGACTTTCTGCTGTCGTGACCGGGTACGTCACCGGCGGGTGAGCGGACGCGCCGCCGGCCCGCAGGGGATACGCCACCGGCCGGCGCGGCGGGTGCCGCAGCCGCCGGTGAACTCGTACGTCGTGCGCGCACCCCGACCACGGTGCGCGGGACCTCGGTGAAGGGGCAAGGGAGCCACAGATGACCGGGACGGGGCAGGCCCAGGGGGGCGAGGGCGGCTCGTCGTACATCGACACGAGCAAGCCGCATCCCGCGCGGATGTACGACTGGTGGCTCGGCGGCAAGGACAACTACCCCGTCGACGAGGAGATGAGCCGCCAGCTCGTCGCCATGGACCCGCGCATCCCCGCCGTCGCGCGCGCCAACCGCGCCTTCATGCAGCGCGCCACGCGCTGGCTCGCCTCGGCCGGGATCCGGCAGTTCCTCGACATCGGCACCGGCATCCCCACCGAGCCCAACCTGCACCAGATCGCGCAGGGCATCGCACCCGACACCCGCGTCGTCTACTGCGACAACGACCCCATCGTCCTCGCCCACGCCGAGGCGCTGCTGCGGTCCACCCCGCAGGGCGCCACGGAGTACATCCAGGCCGACGCCCGCGAGCCCGCCGCCATCCTCGCCGAGGCCCGCAAGACCCTCGACTTCACGCGCCCCGTCGCCCTGTCCCTGGTCGCGCTGCTGCACTTCGTCCCGGACGAGGACGGCGCGTACGAGATAGTGGACGAACTGGTGTCCGCGCTGCCGTCGGGGAGCTTTCTGATGCTGTCCCACGGCACCGGGGAGTTCACCCCCGAGCAGGCAAGGACGGCCGGCGACCTCTACAGGTCCCGTGCCCTCAATCTCGCCCTGCGCGACCGCGCCGAGGTCCTCCGCTTCTTCGACGGCCTCGACCTGGTGGAGCCCGGCGTGACGGTGGCCGACGCGTGGCACCCGGAGCTGGGCGAGGGGGCGGAGCCCGTCGGGGAGGGGCCGCTGCCCATCTATGGCGGGGTCGCCCGCAAGGGGTGAGGGGGCCGTCGTGTGCAGGCCGGTCAGGGCCGGAGGGGACCGTCGTGTGCGGATACCGGTGACGGGAGCGACGTCGCGCCCATGAGGTGGCGGTCCACGGCCGCCGCGGCCGCGCGGCCCTCCGCGATCGCCCACACCACCAGGGACTGGCCGCGCCCGGCGTCCCCGGCGACGTACACCCCGGGAACACTCGTCGCGTAGCCGCCGTCCCTGGCGACCGTCCCGTCCGGGGCCACCGTCACACCCAGCTCCGCGATCGCGCCCCCGACGGTCACCTCCGGCCCTCGGAACCCCAGCGCCAGCAGCACCAGGTCGGCCCTGAGGACCCGCTCGGCGCCCGGCACCGGGCGTCGCCGCGCGTCCACGGCGGCCAGGTGGACGGCGCGCACCCGCCCCTCCGCGTCCCCGGCGAGCCGCAGTGTCGAGGCCGCGAAGAGCCGCGCGTCGACGTCCGGATTCTGGCCGAAACCCAACGCACCGGCCTCCTCGTGCGCGGGGGAGACCCGGTACACCGCGGGGTACGTGGGCCACGGGTCGGTGATCTCGTCCCGCTCCGCCGAGGGCAGCGCGCGGATGTCCACCTGGGTCACGGACGCGGCGCCCTCCCGGACCGCCGTGCCGAGGCAGTCCGCGCCGGTGTCGCCGCCGCCCACGATCACCACGTGCTTGCCCGCCGCGGACAGCGGGGAGACGTCGAGGTCGCCCTCACCCACGCGGTTGGCCTGCGGCAGGTACTCCATCGCCTGGACGACCCCCGCCAACTCCCGCCCCGGAACCGGAAGTTCCCGCCAGGCCGTGGCGCCGACGGCGAGCACGAGGGCGTCGTGGCGGGCCCGCAGCGCCGCCGTACCGATGTCCCGGCCGACCTCCGTCGACGTACGGAACCTCGTGCCCTCGGCCTCCAACTGCGCGAGCCGCCGCTCCAGGTGGTGCTTCGCCATCTTGAACGCGGGGATCCCGTACCGCAGCAGCCCGCCCGCCCGGTCGTCCCGTTCGTACACCACGACCGTGTGCCCCGCCCGCGTCAGCTGCTGCGCCGCCGCGAGGCCCGCGGGACCCGACCCGACGATCCCCACCGACTTCCCGGTCAGCCGCTCGGGCGGCATCGGCGGCGCGAGGCCGTCCGCCCAGACGCGGTCCGCGATGGCCGCCTCGACGTTCTTGATGGTCACCGCGGGCTGGTTGATGGCGAGGACGCAGCCCGCCTCGCACGGCGCCGGGCACAACCGGCCGGTGAACTCGGGGAAGTTGTTCGTCGCGTGCAGCCGGTCGGCGGCGGTGCGCCAGTCGGCCCGCGAGACCAGGTCGTTCCACTCGGGGATCAGGTTCCCCAGCGGACAGGCCTCGTGGCAGAACGGCACCCCGCAGTCCATGCACCGGTCGGCCTGCTCCTCGATCAGGGGCAGCAACGCCCCGGGGACGTACGCCTCGTCCCAGTCCTTCACCCGCTCGCCCACCGGCCGCCGCGGCCACTCCCGGCGCGGGTGCCGCAGGAATCCCTTGGGGTCGGCCATGGCCGTCTCCCTACGCGTACGGCGCGTCTTCCAGCCACCACGGTATGCCGGGGAGACGGGGTCGGCATGTGCTCGCGCGGGCAAGGCCGGTCGCGAAAGCTCAGGTCAGGCCGAGGATGAAGGAGACCGTGGCGGCGGTGGCGGCACCGGTGCGGATGTGGTTCCACCTGGTCCATTCGGCCACGTACGTACGCCAGTACTCCGCGCCGGACGCCGAGGCCGCGTCGACCTTCGCCAGCTCGTTGTTGCGCGGCACGTTAGCCACCACCGTCACCCCGAAGCAGCCGAAGAGATACAGCGCGCAGCCGAGCAGCAGCTCCACCGTCCCCTCGTCCGGCCAGACCACGAAGGTGACCACGGCGAGCACCACGCTGACGGCGGTCGCCCCCATGAACACGGCCATGAACGGCGGTCTGACCGCCGTGACGTTGATCGCGTTCATCGCGGCGATGCCCTGGGACGACGGCAGCGCGGCGAGGCCCCGCATCACGAAGGTGGAGAAGCCGATGAACACTCCGGCGACCAGGGCGCAGGTCACCGCACCGAGCACGGTGAGCACGAAGTACGGTCCGTCGATCATGGCAACTCCCTGGGTGGGCCCGGCCACCGACGGCCGGCTCGGCGCGCCCGATCCTGCCCGGCGCGGTGTGTCTGTGACCAGTCAATGGCCACGCCGCCCCGGACGCCATACGCGGACCCCGCACCCCCATAAGCCCGCGTCTCACTGGCCCGGGGGCCTCGGGCGGGGTGAGTCGTCCGTCCGGGACGGCATGCCCCGGGGCGCTCTGCCCGGGAGCCTGCCCTGGCCCGGGAGCCTGCCCTGGCCCGGGGGCCTGCCCTGGCCCTGGGGCGCTGCTCACGTCTTGGTGCCCAGCCCTGGTGCCGGGACGGGGCGGCTGCTCAGGCACCGGGGCCCGCCCTGCCCCCCCCGGGACCGGCCGGCTCCTCACGCCCCGGTGCCCCGCCCGGCCCCGTGCTCCCCGTGCTCCCTGCCCCCCGGACCGTCCGTCCGCCACGTCCGCAACCGCTCCTCCAGCGCCGCCGCGATGCGGCGCCGTGCCTCACCCCGCGGCACCCCCCGCATCAGCAGCTCGTCGTACTCCGTGTCCGTGTGCCGTACCGCGGCGATCACGGCCGCCGTCACCGCCGTGGAGGTCAGGGCGCGGCCCGCCGCGCTCCGGCCCACGCGGCCGCTGCCCCGGGCGCCCGCGTGCGCGGCGATCTGCCGGGCACGCTCCGGAGGGCAGCGCGGGAACAGCCGACGGATCTCCGCCGCGAACTCCCCGACGAACCGCACGTCCTCCCCGGCCCGCCGGGCCGCGTCCCGCACCCGCCGCCGCGCCCGCGCTTCCGCGTCCGCCAGGCACCGCTCCTCGGCCCGGACGAGCGCCGCCTCCTCGACCAGGACGCCCTGCCGTTCGTACCGGCTCTTGCGCCGGTTGAACCGCACGACCACCGCGGACAGACCGCTGCCCTCCCGCGCCCGCCGCGTCAACGCCGTGTCCCCGCGCGGCAGATACACCAGATGCCCGAGGTCCGCGCAGTCCAGACAGCGAGGCCCCCCGCCCTCGGAGACGAGCAGGGACAGCGGCCCGCCCCGGCACTCCGCGCAACGCCTGCGCTTCAGCGGCTGGACGACGACGGGCCCGGTGCGCACGGGAGGAACTGCCATGCCCGGTTCATGCCCGCCCACCGGCACCCCGCATCATGGGCTCGTGCGACTCGAAGCGATCACCTGGGAACGCCTCACGGACACCCTCGCCGACCGGCTGCTCGACCTGGCGCCGAGGGACGGCGGGGCCTGGCCGCGCGTCGCCTTCGACGGCGCCCCCGCCGCCCGCCCCGGCGAACTCGCCGCCGCCGTGGCCGAGGCGCTGCGCGTGCGCGGGCGGCCCTCGCTCGCCGTCGGCACCGAGGGGTTCCTGCGGCCCGCCTCGCTGCGCTTCGAGTACGGACACGAGGACGTCGAGGCGTACTACAGCGGCTGGTTCGACACCGGTGCCCTCTGGCGCGAGGTCCTCGGGCCGCTGGACCCCGGCGGCACCGGCCGGGTCCTGCCCGACCTGTGGGACCCGCACGCCGACCGCGCCACCCGCACCCCCTACGTCCAACTGCCTCCCGGCGCCCTGCTGTTGCTGCACGGCCCCCTGCTGCTCGGCCACTGGTTCCCCCTCGACCTGACGGTGCACCTGCACCTCTCCGCCGGCGCCCTGCGGCGGCGCACCCCGCCGGACGAACAGTGGACCCTGCCCGCCTTCGACCGCTACGAGACGGAGACCGACCCCACCGCCACGGCCGACGTCGTCGTCCGCGCCGACGACCCGCGCCA from Streptomyces flavofungini includes:
- a CDS encoding glutamate synthase subunit beta, whose amino-acid sequence is MADPKGFLRHPRREWPRRPVGERVKDWDEAYVPGALLPLIEEQADRCMDCGVPFCHEACPLGNLIPEWNDLVSRADWRTAADRLHATNNFPEFTGRLCPAPCEAGCVLAINQPAVTIKNVEAAIADRVWADGLAPPMPPERLTGKSVGIVGSGPAGLAAAQQLTRAGHTVVVYERDDRAGGLLRYGIPAFKMAKHHLERRLAQLEAEGTRFRTSTEVGRDIGTAALRARHDALVLAVGATAWRELPVPGRELAGVVQAMEYLPQANRVGEGDLDVSPLSAAGKHVVIVGGGDTGADCLGTAVREGAASVTQVDIRALPSAERDEITDPWPTYPAVYRVSPAHEEAGALGFGQNPDVDARLFAASTLRLAGDAEGRVRAVHLAAVDARRRPVPGAERVLRADLVLLALGFRGPEVTVGGAIAELGVTVAPDGTVARDGGYATSVPGVYVAGDAGRGQSLVVWAIAEGRAAAAAVDRHLMGATSLPSPVSAHDGPLRP
- a CDS encoding SAM-dependent methyltransferase, which gives rise to MTGTGQAQGGEGGSSYIDTSKPHPARMYDWWLGGKDNYPVDEEMSRQLVAMDPRIPAVARANRAFMQRATRWLASAGIRQFLDIGTGIPTEPNLHQIAQGIAPDTRVVYCDNDPIVLAHAEALLRSTPQGATEYIQADAREPAAILAEARKTLDFTRPVALSLVALLHFVPDEDGAYEIVDELVSALPSGSFLMLSHGTGEFTPEQARTAGDLYRSRALNLALRDRAEVLRFFDGLDLVEPGVTVADAWHPELGEGAEPVGEGPLPIYGGVARKG
- a CDS encoding DUF2293 domain-containing protein gives rise to the protein MAVPPVRTGPVVVQPLKRRRCAECRGGPLSLLVSEGGGPRCLDCADLGHLVYLPRGDTALTRRAREGSGLSAVVVRFNRRKSRYERQGVLVEEAALVRAEERCLADAEARARRRVRDAARRAGEDVRFVGEFAAEIRRLFPRCPPERARQIAAHAGARGSGRVGRSAAGRALTSTAVTAAVIAAVRHTDTEYDELLMRGVPRGEARRRIAAALEERLRTWRTDGPGGREHGEHGAGRGTGA
- a CDS encoding anthrone oxygenase family protein — its product is MIDGPYFVLTVLGAVTCALVAGVFIGFSTFVMRGLAALPSSQGIAAMNAINVTAVRPPFMAVFMGATAVSVVLAVVTFVVWPDEGTVELLLGCALYLFGCFGVTVVANVPRNNELAKVDAASASGAEYWRTYVAEWTRWNHIRTGAATAATVSFILGLT
- a CDS encoding DUF397 domain-containing protein; the encoded protein is MPARELGVEGWHKPWSGGNGGNCLEAMKLDDGRVAVRQSSDPDGPALIYTDGEIRAFIQGAKAGEADFLLS
- a CDS encoding helix-turn-helix domain-containing protein; the protein is MSEPRSAPTVGQVVLGRRLQDLRERAGLKRDEAARVLRVAPATVRRMETAEVALKIPYLQLLLKAYGVTDEEADAFVLLAEEANKPGWWQRFHDILPGWFSMYVSLEGAASLIRSYEPHFVPGLLQTESYARGVLRSGAIGQTRPEDIERYVALRMERQALLTREDAPRLWAVMDETALRRPVGGPDVMRAQIDRLLEAVEMPHVTLQVAPFASGPHPGTFGPFVLFRFAMAELPDMVYSEYLTGAVYLDARTEVATHLEVMDRMAAQAATAQRTKEILRDVRKEL
- a CDS encoding uridine kinase codes for the protein MRLEAITWERLTDTLADRLLDLAPRDGGAWPRVAFDGAPAARPGELAAAVAEALRVRGRPSLAVGTEGFLRPASLRFEYGHEDVEAYYSGWFDTGALWREVLGPLDPGGTGRVLPDLWDPHADRATRTPYVQLPPGALLLLHGPLLLGHWFPLDLTVHLHLSAGALRRRTPPDEQWTLPAFDRYETETDPTATADVVVRADDPRHPAWTG